The region TTGTGGTAAAACAATGAATTGAGTGATTTGAATATTATTAAGTCCAATTGCTTTCCCGGCTTCTATTTGAGTATTTGGGATTGCCTGCAATCCTCCACGTATATCTTCGGCTATATATGCTGAGACAAATAAAGTAAAAGCAATTGCAGCTCTCCATACTCGACTTATTTCTATTCCTACAGGAAGGAATAAAGGTATAAGTAGTTGTCCAAAGAAAAGTACTGAGATAAGAGGAACAGATCTCATTGCATCAATATATATCGAACTAATTTTTTTAATTATTGATAATTTACTTTGTCTGCCCAGTGCTAAAGCTACTCCTAAAGGTAAAGAAAATAATGCGCTAGACGCTGTTAATAAAATTGTTAGTGTTAATCCACCCCAATATCTACTTGCAATTGGGAGAAGTCCTAGCCCTCCAGCAAGAAGGTAAATACCTATAGGAGTAATGGAGATCCAAGCAAAGGGAAGTGATTTCCCAATCCATCTCCATTTAGATTCACAAAGCGTAAGAGCCGTTAAAATGATAATCAGCACTATCCATAGAGCAGGTCGCCATCGCTGCGTTAGTGGATAACTGCCAAAAAGATATAAAGGAAGGTTTAGATTTACTACTCCCCAATCAGCAACAAATAATACCCATTTTGCTGTTGAGATTATAATGGAAAGAATTATAATTGTAATTATTAGGCTTATTATTAAATTAGATATACTAGAAAATCTTAGTTGCTTTAATCTAATGGCAATTTCACGATCTAATCTCATAATAATATCTCTTAATTTTAATAATTAATTCGAGTGCTAAGTATTAACTTGTTGACCATTTCCATTAAGCTGCTAATTATAATGTTTAAGAATAGGAAGCTTAAGAGTAAGAGAATAAAACACTCAATAGCTCTTCCTGTCTGGTTAATGATAGTATCATTGACTGCGTATATATCTGCATAACCAATAGCTATAGCTAAGGTGCTATTTTTAGCTAAATTCAAATATTGACTTGTTAGTCCTGGTATGATCGCAGGAAGGGCTTGTGGAATTATTATTTTGTAGAGACCATGAATATCAGAAAGGCCAAGGCTTTTAAATGCTTCCCATTGTCCCCTTGGAACTGAGTTAATGCCGCCACGTACAACTTCTGCAATATATGCACCTGTAAAGACACTTAATCCAAGTAATAATGCTGAGAATTCAGCAGATAAATTTATTCCTAATAGATTTATCCCCTGATTAGATATACTTAATATACCTCTTAATGGAGCAATTGCTTTATCTTTGAGACCTAAAAATCCAACAAAATACCAAAACATCAGTTGTAGTAAAAGCGGAGTTTGCCGAATTATAGTGATATATCCAGTTGATATTAGATTAAGAAGTATGTTTGTACCTATGCGAGCTATGCCGACGAAGAAGCCTATAAATGTGGCAATAAATAGTGAAGCAAAAATTACTTTTAAGCTATTTAGCCAGCCTATAAATAAAGCCCAAGCGTAACTATCTGAAGGAGAGAAAGGTAAAGAATGCTCGGCTAGAGCAAAACTCGCAGGTCGAAGTAGCCAGCTGTAGTTAAATCCAAGCCCTGTATTATATAGATTGACTATAATATTATTAATTAATATACTCAATAAACCGATTACTAATAAAAGTAATCCTATTTGTAACCAGTTAGATTTTGATATCTTCATTCTTTTCAATGTATAATAATTGACTACATATTCAGTTAAAGGGGGGAGCTATCTGCACTCCTCCCTTGTTGTATAGTTTGTTTAATCCTCTAGGAATAGGTACCTCACTATTTATACCCAGATGCCTATTATAAATTTCTCCATAATTACCAGTTGAACTTATTACTTTAACAACAAAGTCATTAGCGAGGCCAATCTTTTCTCCTAGATCTCCTTCAACACCAAGAAATCTTCTTAAGGATTTCATTTGAGGATTATTTTGTGCAATTTGGAGCTTCTCTTTGATATTACCTTTTGTTATGCCTTGTTCTTCAGCAGAGATAAGGGAGAAAATTACCCATCGCATAGCATCACTTAATTTTTGATCGCCTCCTGAGGAGGCAGGTGCGAGTGGTTCTTTGCTTAAAATGTCATTAAGAATAATGTGATCTTCGGGCTTTGGGAATCCAGATCTAGCAGCAGCTAATTGAGATCGATCTGATGTCATTGCTGAGCATCTACCTTGTAAATATCCAGCGACCACCTGATTTAAGTCTTGGTATTTAATTGGAGTATAAGGAAGTGATATTGCTTCAAATGCATCATTGATATTTTGCTCTGTTGTGGTTCCTGATCCAACACAAATTGATTTGTTTGCAAGGCTTTCTATGGTATTGATTCTGCTATTTCTTTTAACCATCAACCCTTGCCCATCATGAAAGATGACAGGGGCAAAAGTAAGTCCATTCCCTCCTATGGAATCTCTACTGAGATTGAAAGTAGTGTTTCTTGATAGCAAATCTATCTCCCCAGTTCTTACTGCTGTGAACCTTTCTGCTGCTGTTAAAGGCCTGTATTGAACTCTTTTTGAATCTCCAATAAAAGCTGCAGCAAATGCTTTGCAAATGTCTATATCCAATCCTTGATATGTGCCATCGGTCTCAAGAAAACTGAATCCAGGAATTTTTCCGCTTACTCCACATATTAGTGAATTTCGCTTTTTGATTAATTGAAGCCTAGACGCATTCCTTTCACCAGTGCTTGCACATCCAGTCAATAGGATGGAAAGAGTCATCATCCCTGAAAAAAATCTTTTGATTTTCATTGATTGCTTCTTCAATAATCTTTAACAGAAATTCTATTTAGCGAAAGAACTAACCCAAAGGCTTTACTTTCTCCTTCATCATTAGTTGTGATAATTACTTCTTAAAACCTATAAGCGTTAATCAACGGAAACTTCTGGGGCAACTAATTTTAAGAGGAGGCTGTAGCGTATTTATTGAATCAATGACTTTTTGATAAACTGCAAATGATGGATTTTTAAGGCAGAGTCAGTTTGATAAAGGGTAAGAGTGCTTGAATAATTAAAAACTTTTGGATAAACAAGTGGCTGAAAGGAATCCCGCTGCAGATAAAAAAGCAGCAGCTGAAAGGAAGGCCGCTGCAGATAAAAAAGCAGCCGCTGAAAGGAAGGCCGCTGCAGATAAAAAAGCAGCAGCAGAAAGGAAGGCCGCTGCAGATAAAAAAGCAGCAGCTGAAAGGAAGGCCGCTGCAGATAAAAAAGCAGCCGCTGAAAGGAAGGCCGCTGCAGATAAAAAAGCAGCCGCTGAAAGGAAGGCCGCTGCAGATAAAAAAGCAGCTGAAAGGAAGGCCGCTGCAGATAAAAAAGCAGCAGCTGAAAGGAAGGCTGCTGCAGATAAAAAAGCAGCCGCTGAAAGGAAGGCCGCTGCAGATAAAAAAGCAGCAGCAGAAAGGAAGGCTGCTGCAGATAAAAAAGCAGCAGCTGAAAGGAAGGCTGCTGCAGATAAAAAAGCAGCCGCTGAAAGGAAGGCCGCTGCAGATAAAAAAGCAGCCGCTGAAAGGAAGGCCGCTGCAGATAAAAAAGCAGCTGAAAGGAAGGCCGCCGCAGATAAAAAAGCAGCCGCTGAAAGGAAGGCCGCTGCAGATAAAAAAGCAGCTGAAAGGAAGGCCGCCGCAGATAAAAAAGCAGCCGCTGAAAGGAAGGCCGCCGCAGATAAAAAAGCAGCTGAAAGGAAGGCCGCCGCAGATAAAAAAGCAGCAGCTGAAAGAACAGCCGCTGCAGATAAAAAGGCAGCAGCAGAAAGGAAGGCCGCCGCAGATAAAAAAGCAGCCGCTGAAAGGAAGGCCGCCGCAGATAAAAAAGCAGCTGAAAGGAAGGCCGCCGCAGATAAAAAAGCAGCTGAAAGGAAGGCCGCCGCAGATAAAAAGGCAGCAGCTGAAAGAACAGCCGCTGCAGATAAAAAGGCAGCAGCAGAAAGGAAGGCCGCCGCAGATAAAAAAGCAGCAGCTGAAAGAACAGCCGCTGCAGATAAAAAGGCAGCAGCAGAAAGGAAGGCCGCCGCAGATAAAAAAGCAGCAGCTGAAAGAAAGACAGCCTTAAATCAGGTCTTGGCAACAAGCAAACTCAAGACAGTTTCTGAAAAAAAGAGAGATCAACGAAATGAGTTCTTGAAGATTTCTATTTATGTCGATACAGGTAAAGTCCTTGGACTGGTTACTCTTGGGGTTGTTGCTTCTACAATCTTGATGACAGCGTTGGCTTTCTTTGTAAGTTGATTTAGTTGAACTTTCTTCAAGCTCTTAGTTTGTCTGAAGTATTATTTTTATACATCTAGATTTAGAAAGGCTTTTTGGATGCTTCAATGGTGTTCTATCTGCAATTATAACTAAGTGCTTAGAGAGAGAATTCAAGAGATTGTAGACTTTGCACAGTCGGAATCGCCTTATCGTTCTGCAAACAAAGGCTGGATTACAGATGATATTTACTTGCAGCTTGGTTCTAAAAAGGGGCAATCTTCAAGTCAATTAGACCAACTAGCAAAAGTATCTTTCTTTTGGCAACCAATAGTTCAATTATCTTCGATTCTTTTCCTTGTCATAGTTATTTCGACATTTTTGGCATTCACCCCTTTGGCTTTATCTCATGGTAGGTTCCAATTTATTAGTGGAATCTTTGAATTAGAGTCTAAACCCATTCAAATTCAGAAAAAAGTTGATGTTGTTCCTGATATTAGTGATAGAACCAATGAATCATCAACTGCAAATGCTAGTAGGACTTTGACTAAAGTTGATGTTGCTCCTGATATTAGTGATAGAACCAATGAATCATCAACTGCAAATGCTAGTAGGACCTTGAATAAAGTTGATCTTGCTAACGATAGTAGCAATGTTAAAGAAAATACTAACTCTCAAAAGGCTGTTAATAAAAGAAAACTTATTACAGCTACCGACTTATTTCAATCAAATTACCATTAATTCTACTTGCATAAAATAAGATATAAATGAAAGATAAAATTTGATTTGGAAACTCGAAGTGATATCAAAATTATTTAAAATAATAAACTTGTAATAAAACATATATAATTTAGAGATGAGAAAAAAAATGTCTTCAAGAAGAGCCTTGCTTACTTCGGTCATTATGACGGTAGTTCCAACTGCTCTCTTTGCCGTTAGCTCTGCAACATTTTCACCTTATTTGATTTTGATGGCAGCCATACTCATTAATTGGCCTGTTATAAGATGGCTTGACGATCGTCAGTGGTATAGAGAGTGGATAAGAATGGAAACAAGCAACAAATAGTTATTTTGTGAGTTTATAATATTCATATTGAATTGGATTATTTTGTTATGTCAAATATTTAAAGATAATTCAATATATATATCTAATCAATAGAGATATCACTGGTTAATAAGCTATTAAAATTTGCTTATTAATAATTCAATTTCTCACTCCTAATTGGACTTTCCTTTAGGTTTAAATTGAAATTCAGGAACAAGTTTAATAAGCCTTTCAATAGATTTAGCTTCATTTTGTGAATTTAATTCAACTTCTAAAGAATCAAGTTGAGGCCATAATTCTTTTGAAGGAATAAATCTTTCGATAGCACGATAAATCAGTGGGTGTTTAGTAGGCTCTGATGAGGCGTCTATAAGAAGTTCTTCAAATAGCTTTTCGCCGGGACGTAATCCTGTGAATACCATTTCTATATCACCTTTTGGATTAATGTCAGACTTAATAGATAAACCACTAAGTTTAACCAATTGTTCTGCCAAATCTCTTATTTTTTGAGGCTCGCCCATATCTAAGAGAAATACGTCACCTCCTTCGGCAAGAACAGAAGCTTGTAAAACTAATAATGCAGCTTCCCTGATAGTCATAAAGTATCTAATTACATCTGGATGAGTAATAGTGATCGGACCACCTGCTGCAATTTGTTTTTGAAAAAGCGGTACTACTGAACCAGAAGAAGCTAAAACATTTCCAAAGCGAACAATTGAAAAGCAAGTTTTTCCTGAATTGGATTCATAGGATGATGATTCTGCTTCTTCTGCATTCGCTTGAACAACAATTTCGGCTAAACGCTTTGTTGCTCCCATGACATTTGTTGGTCTTACAGCTTTATCTGTCGAAATAAGGACAAACTTTTTTACTTCACATTGTCTAGATAAATTACATAAATTTCTTGTAGATAAAACATTGTTAACTAATCCTGATAAAGGGTTTGACTCAACTAATGGAACATGTTTATAAGCAGCTGCATGGAAAACAAAATCTACTTGATGTTCTGTGAATACTTTCCTAACTAAAGATAGATTTGTCACTGAACCAAGAACAGTATATATATTTTGGTTCTGATTAATGTCACTTAGAAGCTCCTGATTGATATTGTAGAGATTTAATTCACTATGATCGAATAAAATTAATTTTGATGGGTTAAGTTTGATAATTTGCCTGCAAAGTTCAGATCCTATTGAACCACCTGCACCAGTTACACAAACAACAGATTGCTGAATACCGTCTCCTAAAATGTCTTTATTTGGAGGGACAATCTCTCTGCCTAATAAATCCTCAATTGCTACTGGACGAAGTTGGTCAACCCTAGCTCTGCCTGAAGTTATGTCTGATAATGTAGGAATTATAGAGACTTCTAAATTGTACTTTTTAAGAAATCCTAGAATTTCTTTTTGTCTTGTAGAGCTTATCGTGGGAATTGCTATAAATATTTTATCAAGAGAGGTAATATAATTTTTTATTAAACTAGGAGGAATTATGGGAGTACCATTGAGGTCCCTATTCCATAACTCTGAATCATCATCAATAAAAAATTTCAAGAGATATGTTTTAGACAGCCTTATTGATGCGGCTAATTGTGCTCCAGCTTCACCAGCACCATAAATTGCAATATGAGGTAATTTATGGTTTCTCTTTAGCTTTAGTTCAAGAAGCAAGTCTCTAAGAGCAACTCTTATTATTGCTATGAAAACAGTTAGGAAGAACCAGTAAAGAACCCAGAAATTAAATGAAGGTATATTATCTGCATAAAAATAACTAGCTATAGCTGTTAGAGCTACTAGTAGAAAATTTCTTGTAGCCTGAATATATATTGTCTTACTACCCAAGTATTTAGTAAGAGATTTATATTGACCTGTAAAATAAAAAATGGGAGGTGCTAGACAGAGGCTATTAATTAATATCCATGGGAATCCCTTAGTTTCTATTACGAGTAAGAAATTAACAGAAATGTATGCTATAAAAACAGTACAGATATCAATAGCAAAAAGGCAAGCCCTTCTTTGGAAAAGACCTAGTCTATATACTGATGGAGAATGATTAAAGAGGCTTCTCATGTTAGTGGGTAGCGCTTACGGACATTTATAAACAAAATATGTATATTCAATATATGGTAAATTTCAAGGATATAACAATTAATTTACAGTAATAAATGAATCAATCATATGAATTTTGTTTTCTAAATTCATTAGATTTATAAAGATTACTAGAAGCTATAGTAAATGGCGTAGCATAGAATTTTTCTAGGAACAAGAATAGTAAAAGAACTAACAAAGAGATGATTATGAATTGATGCAGCTGCAAGGTGAAGATAGATAATGCAAGAAGAAGAATGGAAATTATGTATATACTTGCTACTTTAGAATGGGAAAAACCTGCTTGGTGTAGTCTTTGATAAAGATGAAGTTTATGAGGTTTAAAGATAGGTTGGTTGGCTATAAATCTTCTTATTAGCGTTACGAATGGGTCCAATAATAACGGGGCTGAAATTATTAATAATTTTAATGATATAATTAAATTGGCATTATAAAGAAGAGAGGTTATATAAAGACCTCCTAGAAAAGTGCTTCCAATATCCCCCATAAATATTTTCGATGGAGACTTGTTGAATATAAAAAACCCTATAAGAGATGCTACAACAGGAGTAAATGAAGTTGAGATAAATATAGATATAAATAAGAAGATTATTATAAAAGAACCACTTACAAGTCCATCAAGTCCATCCATAAAGTTTACGTAGTTAATAATAGTAAGGAATAGTAGAACAATAAATAAATATATAAGATAGGCTATATAAATGGGAGATAAGCTTAGTATTATTTTGTATAAAGGAGATTGATGAACTACTATAGAAGCTATTATTAGTTGTGTACTAAAACGTGCTAATGAAGATACTTTCCTATAATCATCTATCAGGCTTATTGCTATTATAGGGAGTAGATAAAATGGATAAAAAGTATCATTTATATAAAAGTATAAATAAGAGATCGTAGTAAAGACTAATCCACCAGCTGTTGGTGTTGGGATTTTATGCGAGCTTCGAAAATCTGGAGTATCAATTACCAGCTTGCGAAAACAAGGCAATGTTAGGCCTATAATTATTAATGAACATAGTAAAGGAATAATAAATAGATTAATCACTTTAAATTAATCTATATTCATTTTAGTTTTTTGAATTTCCAACCCTTGATCAATACTTGTTAATTGATAACTTGGTAAAATAGATTTTAAACTAGAGTCACAAATTTTGTCCTCTGAAGAACGAAGTATTTGCTCTGAGTTTATAGGCAAGCTCATACGTGATTTTGATGCAATTATTTCTAGCAGTTGCATAGTATAAAGAGCAGGTTTTATTGGAATAGAAAATGTAATTGGCTTCATTTTCAACTTAGAGGAGATCAACCTGATAATTGCTTTCAGTGAAACTGTATCTGGTCCGGGCAAATCATAGTAGCCTTTAAGTTGCTGTTTGAACAATAAGCTGTAAATGATTTCAGCTAGATCCTTATAAAATATTGGCTGATAAAGGGCTTTACCATCGTTGGGGATAGGTATGGGAAACCTTCTTTTTACATATCGGAATAATTTATTCATATTCTTGTCTATGGGATGTCCATAAATCATTGAACTTCTAATGACAAGGAAGTTATCCCAATTAGTGGTTAGGAAGTTTTCAGCAATTTTATAAGGCTGGGAACATGACATAAATGATGAATAAACAGCTGTAGTCCCTAGTACAACTATTCTTGGCTTTATGCCTAGGGAAATTGTAGATTTAAGTATGACTGGTAGCAATTTCATTTGAGCTAAATGTACAACAAGGTCTGGTTGAACTGTCTTAATAACTGAAGTACAAAAAATCTCGTCTTCACAATCTCCATAAAAGAAATTATTTTTGCATAATACCCTTGAAGGCAAAGATATATAGCTAGACAGAGCAGATCTAACAATGCAAAAATATTGATCAGTTTCGCTTAGACCATTTTTAAGTAAAAGTTTTGCAAGATGAGATCCTGTTAAGCCACTTAGACCAGTAAACAAAATTCTCAATTAAGTACACTCTCAAGAGTTAATTTGATTTTATCAGATGCTATTCTATCTGAAAAGGCATTTTCAAAAATACGAAGAGAGGCCTTCCCCATAGATATACAAATGTTGGGATCCTCAAGAAATTTTGATATGTATTTAGACAGAGTTTGATAATCTTTAGAATTAAAAATATAGCCATTATAATCATCAATTACAACCTCTTTAGATCCACCAACATCAGATATAATTAAAGGTAATGAATAACTCATAGCTTCAATAGATGTCATTGGGAATCCTTCCCAATGACTAGATAGAATAAACACATTGCAAAGAGAATAATATTTTTCTACATTACTGACATGACCTCCAAATATAATTTTATCGGCTATATTTAGGGTTGATGCGTACTGGTAGATTTTCTCATATAAAGGCCCGTCTCCTATAAAATAAAGTTCCCAATTATCGTAATGAGATAGTAAGGAAAATGCATTTAGAACTGTTAAATGATCTTTTTGCTTGTCAAATCTGGCAACCATAATAAATCGAACCTTTGAATCTTTGGCATTGATAGCTCTATTTCTATATGATTTTCGATCTACAGAATTATGAATTAAATCTATCTTTCTATAAGGAAAGCCTTTCTTTAAGGCTAAATTGTAATCAAATTCAGATACAACTATAAATTTTTTAGTAATCACAGAGAGGATTCGCTCGAGTATTAGATATATAGTCTTAGTTAATTTTCTCTTAGGCGCAACAAATGACCATCCGTGCACAGTATGTATAGAAGGTGTCATGCTTATGAAAGCTGCAATTCTAGAAATAATTCCAGCTTTGCTTGAATGAGACCATAATATTGATTTAGGTGATCGAATAGTAAATATTGTTAGCCATAGAATGGCAAGTACATCATTAAATATTGAAATTGGATGTACTAAATATGGGTTGATAGTATATTTTATAGAAAGTTTATCAAGTCGTTTTATGAATAAGGCCTTTTTACTATTTCCAGTTATAACATGAACAGAGCAATTAAAAGATTCAAGTGTCTTTATCAGATTTAGAATATGAGTATGTACTCCCCCTACAGTATCTGATCTTGTTACAATCAAATTTATTCTGCTTGGTTGCTTAGATAAAAACAATTTTTTAACTTTTCTATTCATTATATATATAATATCAATAACTGATGATCAGAATTTTGGGGACTAATCCCTGCGAAAGTTGAGATATTCGCAATCTAACTAATCACTTTTAGATTCCGAACAACGGATAGTGCTTTTAATGGCATCCTTGAGTCTTTGCTTAGGAAGATAAGCGAGCATCCCCAGGAAAATTCAATACAAAAACCTTAATCAACGAATTAAAGATTTCTTTAACTCTAGCTTCATTTATTAAAAATGTCAGTGAGAGGCATTGCACCTCTCATGCCGCTTGTGTCGGTCTGACTATGAGAATTATTTTGCTATAGCTGTTTTGCTGGCAGGTGCCCTTTTCGCACGTCTCGCTTTTCGTGGTTTAACTGTTGTTGCTGTTGGAACAACTTTTTTAGTAACAGCTTTTTTGGCAGTTGTCTTTTTAGCAGAAGAAGCCTTTTTGACAGTTGTTTTTTTAGCTACAGCTTTTTTTGCAACAGCTTTTTTGGCAGTTGTCTTTTTAGCAGAAGAGGCTTTTTTGACAGTTTTCTTTGCGGGAGCTTTTTTAGCGCTACGCGTGCGATGAGCAAGAAGCATTGCCCACTCTTCAGCTGATACGTTTGCAGGCTTATTGCCGTGCTTTTCAGTTTGCTTGGCAGCCTTTTCTATGTCCTTGATTAGATTTTTCCAAGAAGATGCATAGCGTTTGTCGGATTGAGACTTTGCTCCGCTTTCCACAAGAGATTCAACTACACCCTGTGCAGTGATTTTCTTGCGTCGACGATTAAAGATTTCCTTTTGTAGAGTAGCGATCATGGCCTCAGCCTTCGCACTCACTTTGATAGTTAGTTGAGACATACAGGTAGTTAATTCCTATATACAACCTCTACCACAAATAGGGTATATAGATCAAATCGAAGATACTACCGCTGTCATGTCAGATGTTAGACGACTAAACTTTTACACTATATTGATTGGCAATTCCCGCCATGTCTTCCATTGAAAGCTCTTGAAAATAATTGCATAAACACTGATAGGTACTGAGATATTCGTTAAAGGTATCTAGGCGTGCATTAGGAGGCTTATGCATCGCTAAGGAGATTTTTAGAGCAAGTTGATCTTTAGTCATTTGTTAAGCAACCTCAGAACAAAGAGTGTATTTATCTTCAAAATTTTTGTGCCAGCGAGGGCATGAACTGGTCAAATGTGAACCTTGTGGAATAAGGCGGTGATGGGCATGACAAGTAAGAATTGTGTGGGAATATCTATCGCATGAATAGCGAAAATGTTGGCAGGTCATGCAAACGCAAGCTGAACGTGACATTCTAAGAGTTCCTTTTTCGAGATAGTTACGACTCTCTTTCGCAGATCGCTTTTTGAGGAGTACTTTTTGGGCTGAACTCTTAAACATTGTCTTAGTCCAATAGGTTGTGCTACTACAGGACTCAAGTCAGATGCACGGAAAACTGCATAAGGCGAAGAAGGCACGGCCATGGACTGTCTGTAGTAGTACAAGTATACTAGTCTATTCGTTAGGGTGCTGTCAACACCTTCTATATGTCCAATTTATGTTATCTTCTATCAATCTCAGATGAGATCTTGCTAGAGATAGAACTCTCAAGCAGATGTGATATTGGCTAGACCAAATCATTAATTGGACAAACTTCATTGAGTAATTTTTTATGACAACAAGACAATTAAATAAAGAGT is a window of Prochlorococcus marinus subsp. marinus str. CCMP1375 DNA encoding:
- a CDS encoding MraY family glycosyltransferase; translated protein: MINLFIIPLLCSLIIIGLTLPCFRKLVIDTPDFRSSHKIPTPTAGGLVFTTISYLYFYINDTFYPFYLLPIIAISLIDDYRKVSSLARFSTQLIIASIVVHQSPLYKIILSLSPIYIAYLIYLFIVLLFLTIINYVNFMDGLDGLVSGSFIIIFLFISIFISTSFTPVVASLIGFFIFNKSPSKIFMGDIGSTFLGGLYITSLLYNANLIISLKLLIISAPLLLDPFVTLIRRFIANQPIFKPHKLHLYQRLHQAGFSHSKVASIYIISILLLALSIFTLQLHQFIIISLLVLLLFLFLEKFYATPFTIASSNLYKSNEFRKQNSYD
- a CDS encoding amino acid ABC transporter substrate-binding protein, with the protein product MKIKRFFSGMMTLSILLTGCASTGERNASRLQLIKKRNSLICGVSGKIPGFSFLETDGTYQGLDIDICKAFAAAFIGDSKRVQYRPLTAAERFTAVRTGEIDLLSRNTTFNLSRDSIGGNGLTFAPVIFHDGQGLMVKRNSRINTIESLANKSICVGSGTTTEQNINDAFEAISLPYTPIKYQDLNQVVAGYLQGRCSAMTSDRSQLAAARSGFPKPEDHIILNDILSKEPLAPASSGGDQKLSDAMRWVIFSLISAEEQGITKGNIKEKLQIAQNNPQMKSLRRFLGVEGDLGEKIGLANDFVVKVISSTGNYGEIYNRHLGINSEVPIPRGLNKLYNKGGVQIAPPFN
- a CDS encoding amino acid ABC transporter permease, which produces MRLDREIAIRLKQLRFSSISNLIISLIITIIILSIIISTAKWVLFVADWGVVNLNLPLYLFGSYPLTQRWRPALWIVLIIILTALTLCESKWRWIGKSLPFAWISITPIGIYLLAGGLGLLPIASRYWGGLTLTILLTASSALFSLPLGVALALGRQSKLSIIKKISSIYIDAMRSVPLISVLFFGQLLIPLFLPVGIEISRVWRAAIAFTLFVSAYIAEDIRGGLQAIPNTQIEAGKAIGLNNIQITQFIVLPQALRIALPALTNQAIGLLQNTSLMAILGLVELLGIGRSLLANPEFIGRYIEVYVWLAAIYWLVCMIMALLARNLEQKLSINRRNL
- a CDS encoding NAD-dependent epimerase/dehydratase family protein is translated as MFTGLSGLTGSHLAKLLLKNGLSETDQYFCIVRSALSSYISLPSRVLCKNNFFYGDCEDEIFCTSVIKTVQPDLVVHLAQMKLLPVILKSTISLGIKPRIVVLGTTAVYSSFMSCSQPYKIAENFLTTNWDNFLVIRSSMIYGHPIDKNMNKLFRYVKRRFPIPIPNDGKALYQPIFYKDLAEIIYSLLFKQQLKGYYDLPGPDTVSLKAIIRLISSKLKMKPITFSIPIKPALYTMQLLEIIASKSRMSLPINSEQILRSSEDKICDSSLKSILPSYQLTSIDQGLEIQKTKMNID
- a CDS encoding glycosyltransferase family 4 protein, which gives rise to MNRKVKKLFLSKQPSRINLIVTRSDTVGGVHTHILNLIKTLESFNCSVHVITGNSKKALFIKRLDKLSIKYTINPYLVHPISIFNDVLAILWLTIFTIRSPKSILWSHSSKAGIISRIAAFISMTPSIHTVHGWSFVAPKRKLTKTIYLILERILSVITKKFIVVSEFDYNLALKKGFPYRKIDLIHNSVDRKSYRNRAINAKDSKVRFIMVARFDKQKDHLTVLNAFSLLSHYDNWELYFIGDGPLYEKIYQYASTLNIADKIIFGGHVSNVEKYYSLCNVFILSSHWEGFPMTSIEAMSYSLPLIISDVGGSKEVVIDDYNGYIFNSKDYQTLSKYISKFLEDPNICISMGKASLRIFENAFSDRIASDKIKLTLESVLN
- a CDS encoding ABC transporter permease subunit, encoding MKISKSNWLQIGLLLLVIGLLSILINNIIVNLYNTGLGFNYSWLLRPASFALAEHSLPFSPSDSYAWALFIGWLNSLKVIFASLFIATFIGFFVGIARIGTNILLNLISTGYITIIRQTPLLLQLMFWYFVGFLGLKDKAIAPLRGILSISNQGINLLGINLSAEFSALLLGLSVFTGAYIAEVVRGGINSVPRGQWEAFKSLGLSDIHGLYKIIIPQALPAIIPGLTSQYLNLAKNSTLAIAIGYADIYAVNDTIINQTGRAIECFILLLLSFLFLNIIISSLMEMVNKLILSTRINY
- a CDS encoding polysaccharide biosynthesis protein yields the protein MRSLFNHSPSVYRLGLFQRRACLFAIDICTVFIAYISVNFLLVIETKGFPWILINSLCLAPPIFYFTGQYKSLTKYLGSKTIYIQATRNFLLVALTAIASYFYADNIPSFNFWVLYWFFLTVFIAIIRVALRDLLLELKLKRNHKLPHIAIYGAGEAGAQLAASIRLSKTYLLKFFIDDDSELWNRDLNGTPIIPPSLIKNYITSLDKIFIAIPTISSTRQKEILGFLKKYNLEVSIIPTLSDITSGRARVDQLRPVAIEDLLGREIVPPNKDILGDGIQQSVVCVTGAGGSIGSELCRQIIKLNPSKLILFDHSELNLYNINQELLSDINQNQNIYTVLGSVTNLSLVRKVFTEHQVDFVFHAAAYKHVPLVESNPLSGLVNNVLSTRNLCNLSRQCEVKKFVLISTDKAVRPTNVMGATKRLAEIVVQANAEEAESSSYESNSGKTCFSIVRFGNVLASSGSVVPLFQKQIAAGGPITITHPDVIRYFMTIREAALLVLQASVLAEGGDVFLLDMGEPQKIRDLAEQLVKLSGLSIKSDINPKGDIEMVFTGLRPGEKLFEELLIDASSEPTKHPLIYRAIERFIPSKELWPQLDSLEVELNSQNEAKSIERLIKLVPEFQFKPKGKSN